The proteins below come from a single Fusobacterium nucleatum genomic window:
- a CDS encoding phosphatase PAP2 family protein → MLKLIKLIMGGENFKVDKLLKLKIKYTIFISIFFVIFYKGAEFYTYTVDNVPSYFMEWERNIPFLPIFMLPYMTSAPYFLATIFLEKNENNLKLLMKRAIFLTVVSTTIFVIFPMKFYFPKPEIANPIFKILFHILGLLDSSFNQCPSLHVSFAFLSAGVYYREIKSKFLKSFLCLWGFLLAISILFVYQHHFIDFVGGTLIFLITCIIFPRKNRLLP, encoded by the coding sequence ATGTTAAAATTAATTAAATTAATTATGGGAGGAGAAAATTTTAAAGTGGATAAATTGTTGAAATTAAAAATTAAATATACAATATTTATATCAATATTTTTTGTAATTTTCTATAAAGGAGCTGAATTTTATACATACACAGTTGATAATGTTCCTTCATATTTTATGGAATGGGAAAGAAATATCCCTTTTTTACCTATTTTTATGTTGCCTTATATGACATCAGCACCGTACTTTTTAGCAACTATATTTTTGGAAAAGAATGAAAATAATTTAAAACTTCTTATGAAAAGAGCAATTTTTTTAACAGTAGTTTCTACTACTATATTTGTTATATTTCCAATGAAATTTTACTTTCCAAAGCCAGAAATAGCTAATCCTATTTTTAAAATACTTTTTCATATATTAGGATTATTGGATAGTAGTTTTAATCAATGTCCATCATTACATGTAAGTTTTGCTTTTCTTTCAGCTGGAGTTTATTATAGAGAAATAAAGTCAAAATTTTTAAAATCATTTTTATGTCTATGGGGATTTTTACTTGCAATTTCAATTTTATTTGTATATCAACATCACTTTATTGATTTTGTAGGAGGAACATTAATATTTTTAATAACTTGTATAATTTTCCCAAGAAAAAATAGACTATTGCCTTAA
- the cls gene encoding cardiolipin synthase produces the protein MQDISKILLAFVQLFLQYVWVANLFFIIVIIMIEKKNPLYTILWIFLLTLVPYVGFFIYLFFGLTFKKKRVANKIYKIKKLRSRKDVSKSDNKELKRWKGLITYLEMSTDNHISSNNDIQVYFTGEEFFPELKKEIANAKKIINMEYFIFQFDGIGKEIADLLIEKAEEGVEVNLIIDGVNLANRKLSRYFKNTGVNLHLFFRTYIPIFNIRLNYRNHRKVTIIDNRVAFVGGMNIGDEYLGKGKIGYWRDTSVKIYGDVVSSFEKEFYFSLSIVKNEFLKDEKPSNEISLKYEEDDGIYMQLISSGPNYEFPVIRDNYIKLIQEARKSVFIQTPYFVPDDLLLDTLKSAVLSGIDVKIMIPNKADHPFIYWVNQYYVGELLRLGANIYRYENGFIHSKTILVDEEVISVGTCNFDYRSFYLNFEINLNIYNKDVANSFKIQYYKDIAISKKLTFADFKMRSIFTKVKESVFRLLSPIM, from the coding sequence ATGCAAGATATTTCTAAAATTTTATTAGCCTTTGTACAACTTTTTTTACAATATGTTTGGGTGGCAAATTTATTTTTTATAATTGTTATTATTATGATAGAGAAAAAAAATCCACTATATACAATTTTATGGATATTTTTGTTAACACTAGTACCTTATGTTGGATTTTTTATTTATTTATTCTTTGGATTAACTTTTAAGAAAAAAAGAGTTGCAAATAAAATTTACAAAATAAAAAAATTGAGAAGTAGAAAAGATGTTTCTAAATCTGATAATAAAGAACTAAAAAGATGGAAGGGACTTATAACTTATCTTGAAATGAGTACAGATAATCATATATCTTCTAATAATGATATTCAAGTTTATTTTACAGGTGAAGAATTTTTTCCTGAATTAAAAAAAGAAATAGCTAATGCAAAAAAAATTATAAATATGGAATATTTTATTTTTCAATTTGATGGTATAGGAAAAGAAATAGCAGATTTATTAATTGAAAAAGCTGAAGAAGGTGTAGAAGTAAATCTAATAATAGATGGTGTTAATTTAGCTAATCGTAAACTAAGTAGATATTTTAAAAATACAGGAGTTAATTTACATTTATTTTTTAGAACATATATTCCAATATTTAATATCAGGTTAAATTATAGAAATCATAGAAAAGTTACAATAATAGACAATAGAGTTGCTTTTGTTGGTGGAATGAATATAGGGGATGAGTATTTAGGTAAAGGGAAAATTGGTTATTGGAGAGATACTTCTGTAAAAATTTATGGAGATGTAGTTTCATCTTTTGAAAAAGAATTTTATTTTTCATTGAGTATAGTAAAAAATGAATTTTTAAAAGATGAGAAACCTTCAAATGAAATTTCTCTAAAATATGAAGAAGATGATGGTATTTATATGCAACTTATAAGTTCGGGACCTAATTATGAATTTCCAGTTATTAGAGATAATTATATTAAACTTATTCAGGAAGCTAGAAAATCTGTATTTATTCAGACACCATATTTTGTTCCAGATGATTTATTATTGGATACATTAAAATCTGCTGTTTTATCAGGTATAGATGTTAAAATTATGATACCTAATAAGGCAGATCACCCATTTATTTATTGGGTAAATCAATACTATGTTGGAGAACTTTTAAGATTAGGTGCAAATATTTATAGATATGAAAATGGTTTTATTCATTCAAAAACTATATTGGTTGATGAAGAAGTAATTTCAGTTGGAACTTGTAATTTTGATTATAGAAGTTTTTATCTAAACTTTGAAATTAATTTGAATATTTATAATAAAGATGTTGCTAATTCTTTTAAAATACAATATTATAAAGATATTGCAATATCAAAAAAATTGACATTTGCTGATTTTAAAATGAGAAGTATTTTTACAAAAGTGAAAGAATCTGTATTTAGGTTATTATCACCTATAATGTAG
- the tsaE gene encoding tRNA (adenosine(37)-N6)-threonylcarbamoyltransferase complex ATPase subunit type 1 TsaE has translation MEKVLTFSQIDELAKKLANYVEENTVIALIGELGTGKTTFTKIFAKEFGVKENLKSPTFNYVLEYLSGRMPLYHFDVYRLCNSEEIYEIGYEDYINNGGVALIEWANIILEDLPREYIRIEFKYTTKEDKRLVDIKYIGNKEKEAKFNADFGN, from the coding sequence ATGGAAAAAGTTTTAACTTTTAGTCAAATAGATGAACTTGCTAAGAAATTAGCAAACTATGTGGAAGAAAATACAGTTATTGCTTTAATAGGCGAATTAGGAACTGGAAAAACAACTTTTACTAAAATTTTTGCTAAGGAATTTGGAGTAAAAGAAAATTTAAAAAGCCCAACATTCAATTATGTTCTTGAATATTTATCAGGTAGAATGCCACTATACCACTTTGATGTGTATAGACTATGTAATTCAGAAGAAATTTATGAGATAGGCTATGAAGATTATATAAATAATGGTGGAGTTGCACTTATAGAATGGGCGAATATTATTTTAGAAGATTTGCCAAGAGAATATATTAGAATAGAATTTAAGTACACAACAAAAGAAGATAAAAGACTTGTAGATATTAAATATATAGGAAATAAAGAAAAGGAGGCAAAATTTAATGCTGATTTTGGGAATTGA
- the rfaE2 gene encoding D-glycero-beta-D-manno-heptose 1-phosphate adenylyltransferase, giving the protein MNISRKLATELVEEAKKSGKKVVFTNGCFDILHTGHVTYLNEAKRQGDILIVGVNSDKSVKKLKGETRPINSENDRAFVLDGLKAVNYTVIFDEDTPEELITCLKPSIHVKGGDYKKEDLPETKIVESYGGEVIILNFVEGKSTTNIIEKINKK; this is encoded by the coding sequence ATGAATATAAGTAGAAAATTAGCTACTGAGCTTGTAGAGGAAGCAAAAAAAAGTGGTAAAAAAGTGGTGTTTACCAATGGCTGTTTTGATATACTTCATACAGGACATGTAACTTATTTGAATGAAGCTAAAAGACAAGGAGATATTCTTATTGTTGGAGTAAATTCTGATAAGTCAGTTAAAAAATTAAAGGGAGAAACTAGACCTATAAATTCTGAAAATGATAGAGCCTTTGTTCTTGATGGATTAAAAGCAGTTAACTACACTGTTATTTTTGATGAAGATACACCAGAAGAATTAATAACTTGTTTAAAACCATCTATCCATGTTAAAGGTGGAGATTATAAAAAAGAAGATTTACCAGAAACTAAAATTGTTGAAAGTTATGGTGGAGAAGTTATAATTTTAAATTTTGTTGAAGGAAAATCTACAACAAATATAATAGAAAAAATTAATAAAAAATAG
- the aroC gene encoding chorismate synthase, whose product MNTWGNKIKLSIFGESHGEAIGIVIDGLEAGIKLNLENINKFIERRKAGKSSFTTSRKEKDEYKILSGYKDGYTTGTPLCVIFENTNTISKDYENLKDLLRPNHADYPARIKFKGFNDIRGGGHFSGRITLPLTFAGAIAIDILEEKGIKIFSHIKRILDIKDKSFLDFKEIDFDKFKNLKESSLPFIENNLENKTKELLEKIKLSENSVGGEIECACFNLPVGLGSPFFDSLESKISHLAFSVPAIKGISFGIGFDFVNILGSEANDLYYLDNNEIKTKTNNNGGILGGLSTGMPLVFSVVVKPTSSISLEQKTINIKEMKEDILKINGRHDACIVPRVLPVIEAVMALAILDEII is encoded by the coding sequence ATGAATACTTGGGGTAATAAAATAAAATTATCTATTTTTGGTGAATCTCATGGAGAGGCAATAGGAATAGTTATAGATGGTTTAGAAGCTGGAATAAAATTAAATTTAGAGAATATAAATAAATTTATTGAAAGAAGAAAAGCTGGAAAATCTTCTTTTACTACTTCAAGAAAAGAAAAAGATGAATATAAAATTTTAAGTGGCTATAAAGATGGCTACACAACTGGTACTCCTCTTTGTGTAATATTTGAAAATACAAACACTATTTCAAAGGATTATGAAAATTTAAAAGATTTACTAAGACCTAATCATGCAGATTATCCAGCAAGAATAAAATTTAAAGGCTTTAATGATATCAGAGGTGGAGGGCATTTTTCTGGAAGAATAACTTTACCTTTAACTTTTGCAGGTGCTATTGCAATAGATATTTTAGAAGAAAAGGGAATTAAAATATTTTCTCATATAAAAAGAATTTTAGATATAAAAGATAAAAGTTTTTTAGATTTTAAAGAAATAGATTTTGATAAATTTAAAAATTTAAAGGAAAGTTCTTTACCTTTTATAGAAAATAATTTAGAAAATAAAACAAAGGAATTATTAGAAAAAATAAAATTATCTGAAAATTCAGTTGGTGGTGAAATAGAATGTGCTTGTTTTAATCTACCTGTTGGATTAGGCAGCCCTTTCTTTGATAGTTTGGAAAGTAAAATTTCTCATTTAGCTTTTTCTGTTCCTGCCATAAAAGGAATTTCCTTTGGGATAGGTTTTGACTTTGTAAATATCTTAGGTTCAGAAGCTAATGATTTATATTATTTGGATAATAATGAAATTAAGACCAAAACTAATAATAATGGTGGAATTTTAGGAGGACTTTCAACTGGAATGCCTCTTGTATTTTCTGTTGTAGTAAAACCTACTTCATCTATAAGTTTAGAACAAAAAACAATAAATATTAAAGAGATGAAAGAAGATATTTTGAAAATAAATGGCAGACATGATGCTTGTATAGTCCCAAGAGTATTGCCAGTGATAGAAGCTGTTATGGCACTAGCAATACTTGATGAGATTATTTAG
- a CDS encoding MATE family efflux transporter has translation MQEEIKEFNPLGYKPVGKLLKSLAIPAIIANLVNALYNVVDQIFIGQGIGYLGNAATNIAFPIITMCLAIGLTLGIGGASNFNLELGKGYPEKSKHTAGTAASTLIIIGIILCISVRIFLEPLMISFGATDKILEYSMEYTGITSYGIPFLLFSIGVNPLVRADGNAKYSMIAIVIGAILNTILDPLFMFVYNWGIAGAAWATVISQIISASLLLMYFPRFKSVKFSLNDFIPQLHYLKRIISLGFASFIYQFSNMIVLVTTNNLLKIYGKNSIYGSDIPIAVFGIVMKINVIFIAIVLGLVQGAQPIFGFNYGAKNYHRVRETMRLLLKVTFSIATILFIIFQVFPKQIISLFGEGDKLYFEFAIKYTRIFLAFISLNSIQISIATFFPSIGKAIKGATVSLTKQLIVLFPLLLILPRFFGVEGVIYATPLTDLVAFTVAIIFLINEFKYMPK, from the coding sequence ATGCAAGAAGAAATAAAAGAATTCAATCCTTTGGGCTATAAGCCAGTAGGAAAATTATTAAAGTCATTAGCTATACCGGCAATTATTGCTAACTTAGTTAATGCACTATATAATGTTGTTGACCAAATATTTATAGGGCAAGGGATAGGATATTTAGGAAATGCTGCAACAAATATTGCTTTTCCAATTATAACTATGTGTTTAGCAATAGGGCTTACTCTGGGGATAGGAGGAGCTTCAAATTTTAATTTAGAATTAGGGAAAGGTTATCCAGAAAAATCAAAACATACTGCTGGTACAGCTGCAAGTACATTAATCATAATAGGAATTATACTTTGTATATCAGTTAGAATATTTTTAGAGCCTTTGATGATATCTTTTGGGGCAACAGATAAAATTTTAGAATATTCTATGGAATATACAGGGATAACATCTTATGGAATACCATTTTTATTATTTTCAATAGGAGTTAATCCTCTGGTAAGAGCTGATGGAAATGCAAAATATTCTATGATTGCAATAGTTATAGGGGCAATTTTAAATACAATTTTAGACCCACTATTTATGTTTGTATATAATTGGGGAATAGCAGGAGCTGCTTGGGCAACTGTTATAAGTCAAATTATTTCAGCCTCATTGTTGCTTATGTATTTTCCAAGATTTAAGTCAGTAAAATTTTCTTTAAATGATTTTATACCACAATTACATTATTTAAAAAGAATTATTTCACTTGGTTTTGCTTCTTTTATTTATCAATTTTCTAATATGATAGTTTTAGTTACAACTAATAACTTATTAAAAATATATGGAAAAAATTCTATATATGGAAGTGATATACCAATAGCAGTTTTTGGAATTGTTATGAAGATAAATGTTATTTTTATTGCAATAGTTTTAGGGCTTGTTCAAGGAGCACAGCCAATATTTGGCTTTAACTATGGAGCTAAAAATTACCATAGAGTTAGAGAAACAATGAGATTACTTTTAAAGGTTACATTTAGTATAGCAACTATTTTATTTATAATATTTCAAGTTTTTCCTAAACAAATTATATCTTTGTTTGGAGAAGGAGATAAATTATATTTTGAGTTTGCAATAAAGTATACGAGAATATTTTTAGCTTTTATTTCATTAAATTCAATACAAATATCAATAGCTACTTTCTTTCCTTCAATAGGAAAAGCTATAAAAGGAGCTACTGTATCTTTGACAAAACAGTTAATAGTTTTATTTCCATTGCTTCTAATATTACCAAGATTTTTTGGTGTTGAAGGAGTAATTTATGCAACACCTCTTACAGATTTAGTAGCTTTTACTGTTGCAATTATTTTCTTAATAAATGAATTTAAATATATGCCTAAATAA
- the aroA gene encoding 3-phosphoshikimate 1-carboxyvinyltransferase, which produces MNKKIIKADKLIGEVTPPPSKSILHRYIIASSLAKGISKIENISYSDDIIATIEAMKKLGAKIEKNNNYLLIDGSKTFDKEYLNNNAEIDCNESGSTLRFLFPLSIVKENKILFKGKGKLFKRPLSPYFENFDKYQIKYSYINENEILLDGELKSVEYEIDGDISSQFITGLLFSLPLLSGNSKIIIRGKLESSSYIDITLDCLNKFGIKIINNSYKEFIIKGNQTYKSGNYQVEADYSQGAFFLVANSIGSNIKINGLNSNSLQGDKKIIDFISKIDNWNKDEKLILDGSETPDIIPILSLKACISKKEIEIVNIARLRIKESDRLKATAQELPKLCFDLIEKEESILINSRKNFNKISNSTPVSLSSHSDHRIAMMLAIASTCYEGEIILDDLDCVKKSYPNFWEIFLSLGGKIYEYLG; this is translated from the coding sequence ATGAATAAAAAAATTATAAAAGCAGATAAATTAATAGGAGAAGTTACTCCTCCACCATCAAAAAGTATATTACATAGATATATTATTGCCAGTTCTCTGGCAAAAGGTATATCTAAAATAGAAAATATTTCTTATTCTGATGATATAATAGCAACCATTGAGGCTATGAAAAAATTAGGTGCTAAGATAGAAAAAAATAATAATTATCTTTTAATTGATGGAAGTAAAACTTTTGATAAAGAATACTTAAATAATAATGCTGAAATTGATTGTAATGAATCAGGCTCAACACTTAGATTTTTATTTCCTCTATCAATAGTGAAAGAAAATAAGATTTTATTTAAGGGTAAAGGCAAACTGTTCAAAAGACCTTTAAGTCCTTATTTTGAAAATTTTGATAAATATCAAATAAAATATTCATATATAAATGAAAATGAAATTTTATTAGATGGAGAATTAAAAAGTGTAGAATATGAAATTGATGGAGATATAAGCTCTCAATTTATAACTGGTTTACTTTTTTCATTACCTTTATTAAGTGGAAATTCTAAAATTATCATAAGAGGCAAATTGGAATCATCAAGCTATATAGATATAACATTAGATTGTTTAAATAAATTTGGAATAAAGATTATAAATAATTCATATAAAGAATTTATAATCAAAGGTAATCAAACTTATAAGTCAGGGAATTACCAAGTTGAAGCAGATTATTCACAAGGAGCTTTCTTCTTAGTTGCAAATTCTATTGGCTCAAATATTAAAATAAATGGATTAAATAGCAATTCATTACAAGGGGATAAAAAAATTATTGATTTTATTTCTAAAATTGATAATTGGAATAAAGATGAAAAATTAATATTAGATGGCTCTGAAACACCCGATATAATACCTATTTTATCTTTAAAAGCTTGTATTTCAAAAAAAGAAATTGAAATTGTAAATATAGCAAGACTGAGAATTAAAGAAAGTGATAGACTTAAAGCAACTGCCCAAGAATTACCAAAATTATGCTTTGATTTAATAGAAAAAGAGGAGAGTATTTTAATTAATTCAAGAAAAAATTTTAATAAAATCTCTAATAGTACTCCTGTATCTTTGTCATCACATTCAGATCATAGAATTGCTATGATGTTAGCTATTGCTTCAACTTGTTATGAGGGAGAAATTATTTTAGATGATTTAGATTGTGTAAAAAAATCATATCCAAATTTTTGGGAAATTTTCTTATCATTAGGAGGAAAAATTTATGAATACTTGGGGTAA
- the tsaB gene encoding tRNA (adenosine(37)-N6)-threonylcarbamoyltransferase complex dimerization subunit type 1 TsaB, which translates to MLILGIDTSTKICTCSIFDSENGIIAETSLSVKKNHSNIVMPIIDNLFKISDLTINDIDKIAVAIGPGSFTGVRIALGIAKGLAMALNKPLIAVNELDILEAIASGNENEIIPLIDARKERVYYKYQNKYVDDYLINLISNFDKNKKYIFVGDGATNYKNILKDNLGDNAIVLPMYNAFPRASILCELALNKEEANIYTLEPEYISKSRAEKNFN; encoded by the coding sequence ATGCTGATTTTGGGAATTGATACTTCAACTAAAATTTGTACTTGTTCTATATTTGACAGTGAAAATGGTATTATTGCTGAAACAAGTTTATCAGTAAAGAAAAATCACTCAAATATTGTAATGCCAATAATTGATAATTTATTTAAAATTTCAGATTTAACTATAAATGATATAGATAAAATTGCAGTTGCAATAGGACCTGGTTCATTTACGGGAGTAAGAATTGCATTAGGAATTGCTAAGGGCTTGGCTATGGCACTTAATAAACCTTTAATTGCTGTCAATGAACTTGATATTTTAGAAGCAATAGCAAGTGGTAATGAAAATGAAATTATACCTTTAATTGATGCTAGAAAAGAAAGAGTGTATTATAAATATCAAAATAAATATGTAGATGATTATTTAATTAATTTAATTTCAAACTTTGATAAAAATAAAAAATATATTTTTGTTGGAGATGGAGCAACAAATTATAAAAATATTTTAAAAGATAATTTAGGAGATAATGCTATTGTTTTACCTATGTATAATGCTTTTCCAAGAGCTTCTATTTTATGTGAATTAGCTTTAAATAAGGAAGAAGCTAATATCTATACTTTGGAGCCTGAATATATAAGTAAATCAAGAGCAGAAAAGAATTTTAATTAA
- a CDS encoding NUDIX hydrolase encodes MNKNRILLRDRYFESAVMICIANIDGKDYFILEKRAKNIRQAGEISFPGGKKDKKDKNFRETAIRETLEELQIKRKAITNISKFGILVAATGVIIECYLCKLNIKSLDEIKYSKDEVEKLLVVPVEFFIKNKAIKGEVEISNTAKFNIKKYNFPERYGKDWKIPSRYVYIYMYENEPIWGITAEIICDFVRTLKEEGKVGFYEYK; translated from the coding sequence ATGAATAAAAATAGAATTTTATTAAGAGATAGATATTTTGAAAGTGCAGTTATGATTTGTATTGCAAATATAGATGGAAAAGATTATTTTATACTTGAAAAGAGAGCAAAAAATATAAGACAAGCAGGAGAAATTTCTTTTCCTGGTGGAAAAAAAGATAAGAAAGATAAAAATTTTAGAGAAACAGCAATAAGAGAAACTCTTGAAGAATTACAAATAAAAAGAAAAGCTATTACAAATATAAGTAAATTTGGAATTTTAGTTGCTGCCACAGGAGTTATTATTGAATGTTATCTTTGTAAATTAAATATAAAAAGTTTAGATGAAATAAAATATAGTAAAGATGAAGTTGAAAAATTATTAGTTGTTCCTGTTGAATTTTTTATAAAGAATAAAGCTATTAAGGGAGAAGTTGAAATTTCTAACACAGCAAAATTTAATATAAAAAAATATAATTTCCCAGAAAGATATGGAAAGGATTGGAAAATTCCAAGTAGATATGTTTATATTTATATGTATGAGAATGAGCCTATTTGGGGAATAACAGCTGAAATTATTTGTGATTTTGTTAGAACATTAAAAGAAGAAGGAAAGGTAGGTTTTTATGAATATAAGTAG
- a CDS encoding M48 family metallopeptidase: protein MEYTITKKKIKNFIIRIYPDLRIAVSVPLYASNKDVENFIQSKKEWIEITLNKIKIAKENRNNLKENAIKILGKNIEKKIIESDLERIRLTDTSIYVYSKNIDNAEIEKKLFEWKFEKLKVILEKYLEKYTKLLNTNINYYQIKKLSSAWGIYHKKENYISFNFDLIEKNIDCIEYVVLHELCHIFYMNHQKDFWTLVEKYMPDYKIRRKNLKNFI, encoded by the coding sequence GTGGAGTATACAATTACAAAAAAGAAAATCAAAAATTTTATAATAAGAATATACCCTGATTTAAGGATTGCAGTATCTGTACCTCTATATGCAAGTAATAAAGATGTAGAAAACTTTATTCAAAGTAAAAAAGAATGGATAGAAATAACCTTAAATAAAATAAAAATAGCTAAGGAAAATAGAAATAATTTAAAAGAAAATGCTATAAAAATTTTAGGAAAAAATATAGAGAAAAAAATTATTGAATCAGATTTAGAAAGAATAAGATTAACTGATACAAGTATTTATGTTTATTCAAAAAATATTGATAATGCTGAAATAGAGAAAAAATTATTTGAGTGGAAATTTGAAAAGTTAAAAGTCATTTTAGAGAAATATTTAGAAAAATATACAAAATTATTAAATACAAATATTAATTATTATCAAATTAAAAAACTTTCTTCTGCTTGGGGAATATATCATAAAAAAGAGAACTATATCAGTTTTAATTTTGATTTAATTGAAAAAAATATTGACTGTATTGAATATGTTGTCCTACATGAATTATGTCATATATTCTATATGAATCATCAAAAAGATTTTTGGACTTTGGTTGAAAAATATATGCCAGATTATAAAATAAGAAGAAAAAATTTAAAAAATTTTATTTAA
- a CDS encoding GTP pyrophosphokinase yields the protein MDKLIKEEFFKEFSIDEDYFLSTGLDWNELENIYEDYIELVPLLEKEAEYIVSKLIDVPSVHSVRRRVKKPTHLIEKIIRKGKKYQERNISVLNYKEIVTDLIGIRVLHLFKDDWQSIHHEILNLWDIKETPQVNIRRGDYNLSQFKETIKDINCDVIVREHGYRSVHYLVGIDITKALNISVEIQVRTVFEEAWSEIDHIMRYPYDVDNPIITEYLGIFNRIVGSADEMGTFLKKVKENFGNVRNTDEVQRELDMKFK from the coding sequence ATGGATAAGCTAATAAAGGAAGAGTTTTTCAAGGAATTTTCAATTGACGAAGATTACTTTCTTTCAACTGGCTTAGATTGGAATGAATTAGAAAATATATATGAGGATTATATTGAGTTAGTTCCTCTTTTAGAAAAAGAAGCAGAATATATTGTATCAAAATTAATAGATGTCCCTTCTGTACACTCTGTTAGAAGACGAGTTAAGAAACCTACACATCTTATTGAAAAAATAATTAGAAAGGGGAAAAAATATCAAGAAAGAAATATAAGTGTTTTAAATTATAAAGAAATTGTTACAGATTTAATTGGAATAAGAGTTTTACATCTTTTTAAAGATGATTGGCAAAGTATTCATCATGAAATTTTAAATCTTTGGGATATTAAGGAAACTCCTCAAGTAAATATTAGAAGGGGAGATTACAATTTGTCTCAATTTAAAGAAACAATAAAAGATATTAACTGTGATGTAATTGTTAGAGAACATGGATATCGTTCAGTACATTATTTAGTTGGTATAGATATAACAAAAGCTCTTAATATATCAGTTGAAATTCAGGTGAGAACTGTTTTTGAAGAGGCATGGAGTGAAATAGATCATATTATGAGATATCCTTATGATGTTGATAATCCAATTATAACAGAGTATTTAGGAATATTTAATCGTATTGTTGGTTCAGCAGATGAAATGGGAACTTTCTTAAAAAAAGTTAAAGAAAATTTTGGAAATGTAAGAAATACAGATGAAGTCCAAAGAGAGCTGGATATGAAATTTAAATAA
- a CDS encoding SIR2 family protein, producing the protein MSDNNMKFNLFIGENFNELISLPTNQLIIKNLLSVIDKDVIVLNNSLSLPEIVQRLMDKILYGKKEIVEIISNIFSMENKSDLTFYRNIFDSNIFSSIISTNYDYTVEENFLNLIKISTPFNVSNDESGRIAFYKIYGDYKDRDKFIISTQDVKRVKMLAFYSEFWEKLRAEFNKRPTILFAVNLEDKVFLDVLDFIIVKTNRLQPIYLYADDEIDKLLTDKDIISFINKYSIEIIKGENKEFIANVKEKFYNEKKSGDVQQNYA; encoded by the coding sequence ATGTCAGATAATAATATGAAGTTTAATCTTTTCATAGGAGAAAATTTTAATGAGTTAATCTCATTACCTACAAATCAATTAATTATAAAGAACCTATTATCAGTAATAGATAAAGATGTTATTGTTTTAAACAATAGTTTATCTTTGCCTGAGATTGTACAAAGGTTAATGGATAAAATTCTTTATGGTAAAAAAGAAATTGTTGAAATCATCAGCAATATTTTTTCTATGGAAAATAAATCTGATTTAACTTTTTATAGAAATATTTTTGATTCTAACATTTTTTCTTCAATAATATCAACAAACTATGACTATACAGTGGAAGAAAATTTTTTAAATTTAATAAAAATAAGTACTCCTTTCAATGTAAGTAATGATGAAAGTGGAAGAATAGCTTTTTATAAAATCTATGGTGATTATAAGGACAGAGATAAATTTATTATTTCAACACAAGATGTAAAAAGAGTTAAAATGCTAGCTTTTTATAGTGAGTTTTGGGAAAAACTAAGAGCTGAATTTAATAAAAGACCTACTATTCTTTTTGCTGTTAATCTTGAAGATAAAGTATTTTTAGATGTTTTGGATTTCATAATAGTAAAAACAAATAGACTTCAACCTATTTATTTATATGCTGATGATGAAATTGATAAACTTTTGACTGATAAAGATATAATAAGTTTTATAAATAAATATTCTATTGAAATCATAAAAGGTGAAAATAAAGAATTTATTGCAAATGTGAAAGAGAAATTTTATAATGAGAAAAAAAGTGGTGATGTCCAACAAAATTATGCCTGA